One Fuerstiella marisgermanici DNA window includes the following coding sequences:
- a CDS encoding NYN domain-containing protein, with the protein MATPYLIIDGYNLMHAAGLARRSYAQGDLAHCRRQLNQLLVADLEVGVLARATVVYDAFDSPSNSNRQHRHAGLAILFAPKGADADSEIERLLNQHSSPRQVLVVSSDHRLHKAAKRRKAKCIDSEDFLTALQAEAAPKPVSRTRKSTKSPPPATTPAPVDTDSLQQWADQHEQQAAATEDSPGPTVFEVNYLQQLQDDVKKGRLR; encoded by the coding sequence ATGGCAACACCGTACCTCATCATCGACGGCTACAACCTGATGCACGCCGCCGGGCTTGCCCGCCGTAGCTATGCGCAAGGTGATCTGGCTCACTGCCGCCGCCAGCTGAACCAACTACTGGTCGCCGATCTGGAAGTTGGTGTGCTGGCTCGAGCGACCGTTGTCTACGATGCGTTCGATTCGCCTTCGAACAGCAATCGGCAACACCGGCACGCCGGACTGGCGATCTTGTTCGCTCCGAAGGGAGCCGACGCAGATTCGGAAATCGAACGGCTCTTGAATCAACACAGCTCGCCGCGGCAGGTGCTGGTTGTGTCCAGCGATCACCGTCTGCACAAAGCTGCCAAGCGTCGCAAGGCGAAGTGCATTGACAGCGAAGACTTTCTGACCGCATTGCAAGCGGAAGCCGCACCGAAGCCGGTCTCACGAACGCGGAAGTCCACGAAGTCGCCTCCGCCAGCCACCACGCCTGCACCCGTCGATACGGATTCATTACAGCAGTGGGCAGACCAGCACGAACAGCAAGCCGCAGCAACGGAAGACTCGCCAGGCCCAACAGTCTTTGAAGTCAACTATCTGCAACAGTTGCAGGATGACGTTAAGAAGGGACGGCTACGCTAA
- the leuD gene encoding 3-isopropylmalate dehydratase small subunit, producing the protein MSTEIKTVTGTGIALMLDDIDTDRIIPARYLRCVTFDGLGEHAFEDDRQQDPNHPFNNPKYAGASVLVAGRNFGCGSSREHAPQSLMRWGINAVVAESFAEIFFGNCSSLGIAAVVASREDLNKLAAAIEADPTLQLTVNLEDLTVTAGDVTVSVTMPDSARDALVTGEWDYLGQLLSAQDQVTKHAAGVPYLNGFTA; encoded by the coding sequence ATGTCTACAGAAATCAAAACCGTCACCGGAACCGGCATCGCGTTAATGCTGGACGACATCGATACCGACCGCATCATTCCCGCTCGCTACCTACGCTGCGTCACCTTCGACGGCCTGGGCGAACACGCGTTTGAGGACGATCGTCAGCAGGATCCCAACCATCCTTTCAACAACCCAAAATACGCTGGCGCCAGTGTGCTGGTGGCAGGCCGAAACTTCGGTTGTGGTTCGTCACGCGAACACGCGCCGCAGTCGTTGATGCGTTGGGGAATCAACGCGGTCGTCGCGGAATCGTTTGCAGAAATCTTCTTCGGAAACTGTAGCTCGCTGGGCATCGCCGCCGTCGTGGCAAGTCGCGAAGACCTGAACAAACTGGCGGCCGCGATTGAAGCCGATCCAACGCTGCAGCTGACCGTCAACCTGGAAGACCTCACCGTAACCGCCGGCGATGTGACGGTCAGTGTCACCATGCCCGACAGTGCTCGCGACGCGCTTGTCACTGGCGAATGGGACTACCTCGGCCAGTTGCTGAGTGCTCAGGATCAAGTGACTAAGCATGCGGCGGGCGTGCCATATTTGAATGGGTTTACCGCGTAG
- the leuC gene encoding 3-isopropylmalate dehydratase large subunit — translation MSDRRNLFNKVWDLHAVRTLPNQQTQLFIGLHLIHEVTSPQAFEILRERGLKVAYPDQTVATVDHIVPTADQSRPFQDGLAEQMMSAIEQNCDEFGVRLLDLKDGRQGIVHVVGPEQGLTQPGMTIVCGDSHTSTHGAFGSIAIGIGTSNVAQVLATQTMFLNRPKVRRITVNGELAPGVYAKDVILHIIQQLGVQGGVGYAYEYAGSTFDAMTMEERMTVCNMSIEGGARCGYINPDEKTVEYLRGKPFSPKGGEFEKAADWWLSLASGDEAEFDDEVTFNASDIEPTVTWGITPAQSVGVSQPLPKLADSPAGERVLLGEALDFMGLAEGEPIRGTKIDVAFIGSCTNGRISDLREAARVAEGHKVADGVKAIVVPGSQLVRQQAMEEGLDKIFEAAGFEWRGAGCSMCLAMNPDKLQGREVCASSSNRNFKGRQGSPTGRTLLMSPAMVAAAAIEGQVVDIREFAGAAV, via the coding sequence ATGTCCGATCGTCGAAACCTGTTCAACAAGGTCTGGGATCTTCACGCCGTCCGCACGCTGCCCAATCAGCAGACTCAGCTTTTTATCGGCCTGCACCTCATTCACGAAGTCACCAGTCCTCAGGCATTCGAAATCCTGCGAGAACGCGGATTGAAGGTTGCATACCCGGACCAAACCGTGGCCACGGTTGACCACATCGTCCCAACAGCCGACCAGTCGCGTCCGTTTCAGGACGGTCTGGCCGAACAGATGATGTCTGCCATCGAACAAAACTGCGACGAATTCGGCGTGCGGTTGCTGGACCTGAAAGATGGACGCCAGGGCATCGTTCACGTGGTCGGGCCTGAACAGGGACTGACTCAACCAGGCATGACGATCGTCTGCGGCGATAGCCATACCAGCACTCACGGAGCCTTCGGCAGCATCGCGATCGGAATCGGCACCAGCAACGTGGCTCAGGTACTGGCGACTCAGACAATGTTTCTGAACCGCCCGAAAGTGCGTCGCATCACAGTCAATGGCGAATTGGCTCCCGGCGTGTATGCCAAGGACGTCATTCTGCACATCATCCAGCAGTTGGGCGTGCAGGGCGGCGTTGGCTACGCCTACGAATACGCAGGTTCAACCTTCGACGCAATGACGATGGAAGAACGCATGACGGTCTGCAACATGAGCATCGAAGGGGGAGCTCGCTGCGGTTACATCAACCCCGACGAAAAGACGGTCGAATACCTTCGCGGCAAGCCGTTTTCGCCGAAGGGTGGCGAATTCGAAAAGGCGGCCGATTGGTGGTTGAGTCTTGCGTCTGGCGACGAAGCAGAATTCGATGACGAAGTCACCTTCAACGCATCAGACATCGAACCAACCGTGACCTGGGGTATCACGCCCGCTCAATCAGTCGGCGTCAGCCAGCCGCTGCCAAAACTGGCCGACAGCCCGGCGGGCGAACGAGTGTTGCTCGGCGAAGCACTTGACTTTATGGGGCTTGCAGAAGGCGAACCGATTCGCGGCACGAAGATTGATGTTGCCTTCATCGGTTCCTGCACCAACGGACGCATCAGCGACCTGCGCGAAGCGGCTCGCGTGGCAGAAGGCCACAAAGTTGCCGACGGAGTCAAAGCGATTGTCGTGCCGGGATCTCAGCTGGTTCGTCAGCAGGCGATGGAAGAAGGTCTGGACAAGATCTTCGAAGCAGCCGGCTTCGAATGGCGCGGTGCTGGTTGCAGCATGTGTCTGGCGATGAATCCAGACAAGCTGCAGGGCCGTGAAGTCTGTGCGTCGTCCAGCAACCGAAACTTCAAAGGTCGCCAGGGCAGCCCAACCGGTCGAACCCTGCTGATGAGCCCCGCAATGGTCGCCGCTGCCGCGATTGAAGGCCAGGTCGTCGATATTCGCGAATTCGCCGGAGCCGCCGTCTAA